A single genomic interval of Acidobacteriota bacterium harbors:
- a CDS encoding pitrilysin family protein yields the protein MRCCRIATVALLATVVIFAPFIHADDLPDLKFEKYELPNGLDVILHEDHTIPVVAVNVWYHVGSKNEMPGRTGFAHLFEHMMFQGSEHFNTNFTDGIIRYGGTRNGSTDEDRTNYWENMPANYLEKTLWLEADRMGYLLPAITQERLDNQRSVVMNEKRQNVDDQPYGMVEEISRAILYPSHHPYSWTVIGKMEDLEAATLEDVQEFFRMYYAPNNASLCIAGDFQPEQVKQWVEKYFAPIPPGPPVNRIEAWIPTLNEEIRTVLTDEVELPRLYMTWHTPAYYSPGDAEFDLLASILAAGKTSRLYKALVYDRQMAQDVTAFQSSLELGSLFYIIVTAKEGHSLQEIEREVDRILSDLLMNGVTTDEFERAQINRESAFVRRLEDLGGFGGRADLLNRYNTYLGDPGHLPWDRNRYTDATIDGMLAYARDYLRPDARLVLYVEPYGQLAETDKGTEMSLEPEPETDPSFTTPQIQQATLTNGLKLYLVENHKLPLIQVNLLIKSGWAADPADRPGTASLTAELLNEGTKSRSTLEISDEARRLGLYFGVASTFDYTSVNLNVLKKNLDPALDLMGDVVLNPTFPEEELQRQKQIYLGRIRQESSQAFTVAYKSFQREIYGENHPYGQPYTGSGTEKSINAISRSDIESFYRVNFLPNNAAAIVVGDITLEQARTGLERVFKKWKRGDLAPGSVPAVAPPDRTRICIVDFPGTSQSTIFLGNLLGSRKDPDYLPATVVNQVLGADPSARLFKNLREDKGYTYGAYSFITARRGQGLLCCYAQVQTDVTGKAIVEFVRELRGIVGERPMSGADLTDSRNKLTKGFPQDFQSLPGVAYELSTMITHDLPMDTWNTYVTRINDVGVDEALATANRWVKPDEILIVVVGDRSAIEDEIRGLNLGEVYFSELH from the coding sequence ATGAGATGCTGCCGCATTGCCACAGTTGCCTTGCTGGCTACCGTTGTCATCTTCGCGCCTTTCATCCACGCCGACGACCTGCCCGATCTGAAGTTCGAGAAATACGAACTGCCCAACGGACTTGACGTCATTCTACATGAAGATCATACGATTCCCGTGGTCGCGGTCAACGTCTGGTACCACGTCGGTTCCAAGAACGAAATGCCGGGCCGAACCGGATTCGCCCACCTCTTCGAGCACATGATGTTTCAGGGCTCGGAGCACTTCAACACGAATTTCACCGACGGCATCATCAGGTACGGCGGCACCAGAAACGGGTCCACCGACGAGGACCGCACCAACTACTGGGAAAACATGCCCGCCAACTACCTCGAAAAGACATTGTGGCTGGAAGCCGACCGCATGGGATATCTCTTGCCGGCGATTACCCAGGAGCGCCTGGACAATCAACGCAGTGTCGTGATGAATGAAAAACGGCAAAACGTCGATGATCAGCCGTACGGCATGGTGGAGGAGATCTCTCGGGCAATTCTGTACCCGTCCCACCATCCGTATTCCTGGACCGTCATCGGCAAGATGGAGGATCTCGAGGCTGCTACCCTCGAGGACGTGCAGGAATTCTTCCGAATGTATTACGCCCCCAACAATGCGTCTCTCTGCATCGCCGGTGACTTCCAGCCCGAACAGGTAAAGCAGTGGGTGGAAAAGTACTTCGCCCCCATTCCGCCGGGCCCGCCCGTCAATCGCATTGAAGCCTGGATACCGACACTGAACGAGGAAATCAGGACGGTACTTACGGATGAGGTTGAATTGCCGCGTCTGTACATGACCTGGCACACTCCCGCCTATTACAGTCCCGGTGACGCCGAGTTCGATTTGCTGGCGAGCATCCTCGCTGCCGGCAAGACATCACGGCTTTATAAAGCGCTTGTCTACGACCGCCAGATGGCGCAGGACGTGACGGCATTCCAGTCCTCCTTAGAGCTCGGCAGCCTTTTCTACATAATCGTCACAGCCAAGGAAGGACACAGCCTGCAGGAAATCGAACGCGAGGTTGACCGGATCCTAAGTGACCTCCTGATGAACGGCGTGACGACCGACGAATTCGAACGGGCTCAGATTAACCGGGAATCCGCCTTCGTACGGCGGCTGGAAGACCTCGGCGGATTCGGCGGCCGCGCTGATCTGCTGAACAGATACAACACCTATCTGGGTGATCCCGGTCACTTGCCGTGGGACAGGAACAGGTACACCGATGCGACCATCGATGGCATGCTTGCCTACGCCCGTGATTACCTGCGGCCCGACGCCCGCCTGGTTTTGTACGTGGAACCATATGGCCAACTGGCGGAAACGGACAAAGGCACGGAGATGAGCCTTGAACCCGAGCCGGAAACCGATCCGTCGTTCACGACCCCGCAAATCCAGCAGGCCACGCTGACCAACGGGCTGAAGCTGTACCTGGTCGAGAATCACAAGCTGCCCCTGATTCAGGTCAATCTCCTGATAAAGAGCGGCTGGGCCGCCGACCCGGCCGACCGTCCGGGCACGGCCTCTCTGACGGCCGAACTTCTCAACGAGGGCACTAAGTCCCGAAGCACCCTTGAGATCTCCGATGAAGCCCGGAGGCTCGGACTCTACTTCGGCGTCGCCAGCACGTTCGACTACACCAGCGTTAATTTGAACGTGCTAAAGAAGAATCTCGATCCGGCCCTGGATCTCATGGGCGACGTGGTGCTCAACCCGACCTTCCCGGAAGAGGAACTCCAGAGACAGAAGCAGATTTATCTTGGACGCATTCGACAGGAATCCTCACAGGCGTTTACGGTGGCCTACAAGAGCTTCCAGCGCGAGATATACGGAGAGAACCATCCCTACGGCCAGCCCTACACCGGTTCAGGAACCGAGAAATCGATAAACGCCATCAGCCGCTCGGATATCGAGAGCTTCTACCGGGTCAACTTCCTGCCGAATAACGCCGCTGCCATCGTCGTCGGCGACATCACTCTGGAGCAGGCCAGGACCGGCCTGGAACGCGTCTTCAAGAAGTGGAAGCGCGGCGACTTGGCCCCGGGCTCCGTCCCTGCTGTGGCACCGCCTGACAGGACCAGGATCTGCATCGTCGACTTCCCGGGCACGTCCCAGAGCACTATCTTTCTCGGCAATCTTCTCGGCTCACGGAAAGATCCGGACTACCTGCCGGCTACGGTGGTAAACCAGGTGTTGGGCGCGGATCCATCGGCAAGACTTTTCAAGAATCTCCGCGAGGACAAGGGGTACACGTACGGTGCGTATTCCTTTATTACAGCCCGGCGCGGCCAGGGTCTTCTGTGCTGTTACGCACAGGTGCAAACGGACGTCACCGGCAAAGCGATAGTTGAGTTCGTCAGGGAGCTTCGCGGCATTGTCGGTGAGAGGCCCATGAGCGGGGCCGACTTGACCGACAGCAGGAACAAGCTTACCAAGGGTTTCCCCCAGGATTTCCAATCCCTTCCCGGGGTAGCCTACGAGTTATCGACCATGATCACACACGACCTGCCGATGGATACGTGGAATACTTATGTCACCCGCATAAACGATGTCGGCGTCGACGAGGCGCTGGCAACGGCCAACAGGTGGGTCAAACCCGATGAGATCCTAATCGTCGTGGTTGGCGACCGGTCTGCGATCGAGGACGAAATCAGAGGGTTGAATCTGGGTGAAGTGTATTTCTCGGAACTGCACTGA
- a CDS encoding tetratricopeptide repeat protein, which translates to MAENDAQDDPTQSFTALTVGTAVAHYRIISRIGAGGMGEVYLAEDTELNRKVALKFLPFHMSASQECRTRFKREAQAAAALDHENIATVYEVSEFSGRPFFSMQYVEGRSLREVIKARPLSLEEAVSLSVQICEGLSEAHRCGITHRDIKPSNVVVDSHGRPRLVDFGLAIVKGAQRITKTGTALGTVGYLAPEIVRGEPADTRSDIFSVGVLLYELVTGCQPFLKDSEAATLHAIAYDSPEPVALLREGVPEELQRIVDRALDKNRDTRYGSIDDLLNDLRVLHYAVVGGERLPVARPLRHRRARSNARLVGSFTVAVLVVLALFLVPGSRQTIREWFGAGRVPNERHLAVLPFADLGGGDLGQIFCDGLIETLSSKLTQLEHFHGSLLVVPASEVRQRGVASAGQARAAFGVNLAVSGSIQQLGQAVRVTLNLIDAESERQLRASVVDHVLTDLTALQDSTVVIVANMLEVQLRPEEERVLQAGRTNSPGAYDLYVRGQGYLQHAEKLANVDTAIEFFQQALDRDPDYVLALAGLGEAYWRKYSVETDPRYEELAVYSSRRALALDDQIAPVYVTLGLIYTGTGRYQEAADVFNQALSLDSTSRAAFAGLAEALESMGRLDAAEEVYRKAIAVRPDHWPGYTNLGLFYVTYGRYDEALEQLDRAVALGQDGYVVWNDLGGLYFAVGEIDRAQEMWERSVRIEPNYGALSNLGILHFMNDRFALAAQKYEMALELNNRDYRIWLNLASVLKRVPGEDTRSGEAYSRGIELAEVQRQINPSDPGLLAQLADAYASIGDDDRAISRIDEALELDPNNVETMVTGGCVFEQIGHRDRALSLIANALKCGFPRNQIEPLPELRELMKDPRLDRMMDEGRAPGSDSI; encoded by the coding sequence GTGGCGGAGAATGACGCTCAGGACGACCCCACGCAGTCGTTTACAGCTTTGACTGTTGGCACCGCGGTTGCGCACTACAGGATCATCAGCCGAATCGGTGCCGGCGGGATGGGCGAAGTCTACCTGGCCGAGGATACCGAACTCAACCGCAAAGTGGCTCTCAAGTTTCTGCCTTTTCACATGTCGGCCAGCCAGGAGTGCAGGACCCGCTTCAAGCGAGAGGCGCAGGCCGCCGCCGCGCTGGATCATGAGAACATCGCGACGGTCTACGAAGTAAGCGAATTCAGCGGTCGTCCCTTTTTCTCCATGCAGTATGTGGAGGGCCGGTCCCTGCGCGAGGTCATCAAGGCCCGCCCACTCTCGCTGGAGGAAGCGGTCAGCCTTTCGGTCCAGATATGCGAAGGGCTGAGCGAGGCCCATCGGTGCGGAATAACGCACCGGGATATTAAACCTTCCAACGTGGTCGTGGATTCGCACGGGCGGCCCAGGCTCGTGGACTTCGGACTGGCCATCGTCAAAGGCGCCCAGCGTATAACCAAGACCGGTACGGCCCTCGGAACAGTGGGCTACCTGGCGCCGGAGATCGTGCGCGGTGAACCGGCCGATACGCGCAGCGATATCTTCTCCGTCGGCGTGCTCCTGTATGAATTGGTCACCGGATGTCAGCCTTTCCTTAAGGACAGCGAGGCCGCCACGCTTCACGCCATCGCATACGATTCTCCCGAACCGGTGGCGCTTCTGAGAGAGGGCGTCCCGGAGGAATTGCAGCGCATCGTGGACAGGGCCCTGGACAAGAACCGAGATACCCGGTACGGGAGCATCGATGACCTTCTGAACGATCTGCGAGTTCTTCATTATGCCGTCGTGGGCGGTGAACGATTGCCCGTTGCCAGGCCGCTCAGGCACCGGCGAGCCCGGTCGAACGCACGGCTTGTGGGCTCGTTCACGGTGGCCGTTCTGGTCGTGCTGGCGCTTTTCCTCGTCCCCGGAAGCAGGCAAACAATCCGGGAGTGGTTTGGCGCAGGCCGCGTGCCCAATGAACGTCACCTTGCGGTGCTCCCGTTTGCCGATCTCGGAGGGGGCGATCTGGGACAGATCTTTTGTGATGGTCTTATAGAGACTCTATCGAGCAAGCTGACACAACTGGAGCATTTTCACGGATCGCTTCTGGTGGTTCCGGCCAGTGAAGTGAGGCAACGCGGCGTGGCCAGCGCCGGGCAGGCGCGAGCCGCGTTTGGTGTCAATCTCGCCGTCAGCGGGAGCATTCAACAATTGGGTCAGGCTGTTCGGGTGACGCTGAACCTGATTGATGCAGAATCGGAAAGGCAGCTTCGGGCGTCGGTGGTCGATCATGTGCTGACCGATCTGACGGCCCTGCAGGACTCTACCGTCGTAATCGTGGCGAACATGCTCGAAGTTCAGTTGCGGCCGGAGGAAGAGAGGGTCCTGCAGGCGGGCCGGACGAATAGCCCCGGAGCTTATGATCTGTATGTCCGCGGGCAGGGCTACCTGCAGCACGCGGAGAAATTGGCCAACGTCGACACGGCCATTGAGTTTTTCCAGCAGGCCCTTGACCGTGACCCCGATTACGTCCTGGCGCTGGCCGGGCTGGGTGAGGCCTACTGGAGAAAATACAGTGTGGAAACCGACCCCCGGTACGAAGAACTGGCCGTCTACAGCAGCCGTCGCGCGCTGGCGCTGGATGATCAGATTGCGCCGGTCTATGTCACTCTTGGCCTGATCTACACTGGAACGGGCAGGTATCAGGAGGCGGCGGACGTATTCAATCAGGCGCTCAGCCTGGACTCCACCAGCCGTGCGGCCTTTGCGGGGCTGGCCGAGGCGCTCGAATCGATGGGCAGGCTCGACGCAGCGGAAGAAGTCTACAGGAAAGCCATCGCCGTACGACCTGACCATTGGCCCGGGTACACAAACCTGGGGCTGTTCTACGTCACTTACGGTCGCTACGACGAGGCCCTAGAGCAACTGGACCGAGCCGTGGCGCTGGGGCAGGACGGCTACGTTGTCTGGAACGATCTGGGCGGGCTGTATTTCGCCGTAGGCGAGATCGACCGAGCGCAGGAAATGTGGGAGCGCTCGGTAAGGATCGAACCCAATTACGGTGCGTTGTCCAATTTGGGTATCCTTCACTTTATGAACGACCGTTTCGCACTGGCCGCGCAGAAGTATGAAATGGCGCTCGAACTGAACAATCGCGACTACCGGATCTGGCTTAACCTTGCCTCGGTCTTGAAACGCGTTCCCGGCGAAGACACGCGCTCCGGGGAAGCGTATTCCAGAGGAATTGAACTTGCGGAGGTCCAGCGCCAGATTAACCCGTCTGATCCCGGGCTGCTGGCGCAGCTTGCGGATGCCTACGCCTCGATCGGCGACGATGACAGGGCGATTTCACGGATTGACGAAGCCCTCGAGCTTGACCCGAATAACGTCGAGACGA